One segment of Methylotuvimicrobium sp. KM2 DNA contains the following:
- the nusG gene encoding transcription termination/antitermination protein NusG — MALRWYVVHAYSNFENKVKEALEERIKREGLGQYFGKILVPTEEVVEMRMGQQRKSERKFFPGYVLVQMELTDETWHMVRDVPRVLGFIGGTSDKPAPITEKEAMSILNRVEEGVNKPRPKVLFEVGEVVRVNDGPFKDFNGTIEEVNYEKSKLRISVLIFGRSTPVELDFNQVEKS; from the coding sequence ATGGCACTTCGTTGGTATGTTGTTCATGCTTATTCAAACTTTGAAAATAAAGTCAAAGAAGCGTTAGAAGAAAGGATAAAGCGGGAAGGTCTAGGTCAGTACTTCGGCAAGATTCTTGTGCCTACGGAAGAAGTTGTCGAGATGCGTATGGGGCAGCAGCGTAAAAGCGAGCGCAAGTTTTTTCCGGGTTATGTGCTCGTGCAGATGGAATTGACCGATGAAACATGGCATATGGTTAGAGATGTCCCTAGAGTGCTTGGGTTTATTGGTGGAACATCCGACAAGCCGGCCCCTATAACGGAAAAAGAGGCGATGTCTATTTTAAATAGAGTCGAGGAAGGGGTTAATAAACCAAGGCCAAAAGTTTTATTTGAAGTCGGTGAGGTTGTAAGAGTGAACGACGGGCCTTTTAAGGATTTCAATGGAACGATAGAAGAAGTTAATTACGAAAAGAGCAAGCTTAGGATTTCGGTTTTAATTTTTGGCAGGTCGACACCGGTAGAGCTGGACTTCAATCAAGTTGAAAAATCATAA
- a CDS encoding 50S ribosomal protein L25/general stress protein Ctc yields the protein MSSVFEFVAEARVKPGTASAKSVRRQGKIPAVIYGGEADPEMLVLDHNEVVKHLAHEAVYSHILDVVVAGKVQKAILKSVQRHPAKAKVLHLDFLRVKANEKLKAQVPLHFINEEICVGAKVGGVVMHNLVDIEVACLPEDLPEYIEVDLTNLNLGESLHVSQLKAPKGVEFLALSHGDDHDADVSVVTIVPPKVEKSEVDSEAEE from the coding sequence ATGTCAAGCGTATTTGAATTCGTGGCGGAAGCTCGGGTAAAGCCGGGAACTGCTTCTGCTAAGTCGGTTCGTCGACAAGGAAAAATTCCGGCGGTAATTTACGGCGGAGAAGCTGATCCTGAAATGTTGGTTTTGGATCATAATGAAGTTGTTAAGCATCTTGCTCACGAAGCTGTTTATTCGCATATCTTAGATGTGGTTGTTGCGGGCAAAGTGCAAAAAGCAATTTTAAAATCCGTACAAAGACATCCGGCTAAAGCTAAGGTCTTGCATTTGGATTTTTTGCGAGTAAAGGCGAATGAGAAGTTAAAGGCTCAAGTGCCTCTTCATTTCATCAATGAAGAAATCTGTGTTGGTGCTAAAGTAGGCGGTGTGGTTATGCATAATTTAGTCGACATAGAGGTGGCTTGCTTGCCAGAAGATTTGCCTGAGTATATCGAAGTTGATTTAACGAATTTGAATCTTGGTGAATCGTTGCATGTTTCTCAATTGAAAGCGCCGAAAGGTGTTGAGTTCTTAGCGTTATCACACGGCGACGATCATGATGCGGATGTTTCGGTGGTAACAATTGTGCCGCCAAAGGTTGAGAAGTCCGAAGTTGATTCGGAAGCTGAAGAGTGA
- the rplK gene encoding 50S ribosomal protein L11 — protein MAKKINAYIKLQVKAGEANPSPPVGPALGQHGVNIMEFCKAFNAKTQELEKGLPIPVVITVYSDRSFTFITKTPPASILLKKAVGVKSGSSTPNKVKIGTVTREQLEEIAKTKMEDLNAASLDAAVKTIAGSARSMGLNVEGV, from the coding sequence ATGGCAAAAAAAATTAATGCATACATAAAGTTGCAAGTAAAAGCTGGTGAAGCTAACCCTAGCCCACCAGTTGGACCTGCATTAGGTCAGCATGGTGTCAACATTATGGAGTTTTGTAAAGCCTTTAATGCAAAAACTCAAGAGTTAGAAAAAGGGTTGCCGATTCCGGTTGTTATTACCGTTTATAGCGATCGTAGTTTTACCTTTATTACTAAAACTCCGCCTGCTTCGATTTTGTTAAAGAAAGCTGTTGGTGTAAAGAGCGGCAGTAGTACGCCGAATAAAGTGAAAATTGGCACAGTGACGCGTGAACAGCTTGAAGAAATCGCCAAAACCAAAATGGAAGATTTAAATGCGGCAAGCTTGGATGCGGCAGTTAAAACTATAGCCGGAAGTGCTCGTAGTATGGGCCTCAATGTGGAGGGCGTGTAA
- the rplJ gene encoding 50S ribosomal protein L10, with protein MALNLDSKKAVVEEVAEFAAKAHSAVAAEYRGLTVSEMTELRKTARETGVYLRVVKNSLAKRAIAGTEFECMQEGLVGPLLLAFSMEDPGCAARLIHEFAKSHNKLVTKIVAIGGQAYDANELERLAKLPTRDQGISMLMSVMKAPVGKLARTLAALKDLKEAA; from the coding sequence GTGGCACTAAATTTAGATAGCAAGAAAGCTGTCGTCGAAGAGGTTGCCGAATTCGCCGCTAAAGCCCATTCCGCCGTGGCGGCGGAATATCGCGGTTTGACCGTGTCGGAAATGACCGAGTTACGGAAAACTGCAAGAGAAACGGGTGTTTATCTGCGGGTTGTGAAAAACTCATTGGCAAAAAGAGCCATAGCCGGGACAGAATTCGAATGTATGCAAGAGGGCTTAGTCGGTCCGTTATTGCTAGCGTTTTCGATGGAAGATCCAGGTTGTGCGGCAAGATTAATCCATGAGTTTGCAAAAAGTCATAACAAGCTCGTCACTAAAATAGTGGCTATCGGTGGGCAGGCATATGATGCTAATGAACTTGAAAGATTGGCAAAACTGCCGACACGCGATCAAGGAATTAGCATGTTGATGTCGGTCATGAAAGCACCGGTTGGTAAGCTTGCACGGACATTGGCTGCACTTAAAGACCTTAAAGAAGCGGCATAA
- the secE gene encoding preprotein translocase subunit SecE, protein MSTQVESSASVGDVVKQVFSIVFVIAGLAGFYYFSEFALLYRVLSLVVIVLIAMGLMLTTQLGQGFWTFALESKQEVRKVVWPTRQETMRTTLMVFAMVIIVGVILWLLDMFLFWGVRLLTGQGG, encoded by the coding sequence ATGAGTACACAAGTTGAATCCTCAGCATCGGTAGGTGATGTTGTTAAGCAAGTTTTCTCAATTGTTTTTGTTATTGCAGGCCTTGCGGGTTTTTACTACTTTTCCGAATTTGCCTTGTTATATAGGGTACTCTCGCTAGTCGTAATTGTTCTGATTGCAATGGGTCTCATGTTGACTACTCAATTGGGTCAGGGGTTTTGGACTTTCGCATTGGAATCGAAACAAGAAGTAAGAAAGGTAGTTTGGCCGACGCGTCAAGAAACAATGCGGACGACTTTAATGGTCTTTGCAATGGTTATTATCGTTGGTGTGATACTTTGGTTGCTTGATATGTTTTTATTTTGGGGTGTTCGTTTATTGACCGGTCAAGGAGGCTGA
- a CDS encoding ribose-phosphate diphosphokinase produces MSDASLMVFSGNANRALSEGIVKKLSMRLGMAAVGRFSDGEIAVEVEENIRGKDVFVIQPTCSPTNENLMELLVMIDAFRRASASRITAVMPYYGYARQDRRSRSARVPISAKLVAKMIGEAGADRVLTVDLHADQIQGFFDIPVDNVYASPILLGDVWRQKYKDLIVVSPDVGGVVRARALAKRLDDADLAIIDKRRPKANVSEIMHIIGDVEGRTCVMIDDLVDTAGTLCHAAEALKDHGAVRVVAYCTHAVLSGRAIDNLKDSVLDELVVTDTIPLSLEATRIGKIRQLSVAEMLAETIRRIAVGESVSSLYVD; encoded by the coding sequence ATGAGTGACGCCTCTTTAATGGTGTTTTCCGGTAATGCAAATCGGGCGTTGTCGGAAGGTATTGTTAAAAAGCTTAGTATGCGGCTTGGTATGGCTGCGGTAGGTCGATTCAGTGACGGAGAGATCGCTGTTGAGGTTGAGGAAAACATAAGGGGCAAGGATGTGTTTGTCATTCAGCCGACTTGTTCTCCGACAAATGAGAATTTAATGGAGTTGTTGGTGATGATCGACGCATTTCGTCGCGCATCGGCATCTCGAATAACGGCGGTTATGCCGTATTATGGTTATGCAAGACAGGATAGGCGTTCGCGTTCCGCAAGGGTGCCTATCAGTGCTAAATTGGTCGCCAAAATGATAGGTGAGGCCGGGGCGGATCGGGTGCTCACTGTTGATCTTCATGCGGATCAAATTCAGGGTTTTTTTGATATACCGGTAGATAATGTCTACGCTTCGCCGATTTTGCTGGGCGATGTTTGGCGGCAAAAATATAAGGATCTAATAGTTGTTTCGCCCGATGTGGGTGGGGTTGTTAGGGCAAGGGCTCTGGCAAAACGGCTTGATGATGCTGATTTGGCAATAATAGATAAAAGACGTCCGAAAGCTAATGTTTCCGAGATAATGCACATTATAGGCGATGTTGAAGGGCGCACCTGTGTAATGATCGATGATCTAGTCGATACTGCAGGTACTCTATGTCATGCGGCGGAAGCATTGAAAGATCATGGTGCGGTCAGGGTTGTGGCTTACTGTACGCATGCTGTTCTTTCCGGAAGGGCAATTGATAATTTGAAAGATTCGGTGCTAGATGAATTGGTCGTAACCGATACGATACCGTTAAGCTTGGAAGCAACTCGCATTGGTAAAATTCGGCAGCTCAGCGTTGCTGAGATGCTGGCGGAAACGATAAGACGTATCGCTGTCGGCGAGTCGGTTAGCTCGTTGTATGTGGATTGA
- the ispE gene encoding 4-(cytidine 5'-diphospho)-2-C-methyl-D-erythritol kinase: MSEVNKRWPAPAKLNLMLRIVGQREDGYHLLQTVFQFIDLCDWLVFRPVKDSVISLRNPLPGVPEAEDLTFRAAQLLKEETGYEGGVVIEIEKHLPMGGGLGGGSSDAATTLVALNNLWKLGLSRERLMQLGLRLGADVPIFVFGHSAWAEGVGEVFQEIEVPEKWVVVLKPDCHVDTKEIFSSKDLTRDSKSIKIADFIAGQHQNDCLGVVRKLYPSVNRALRELSIFSEARLTGTGACVFAQFDTELAAKKAYLSLSGKWQSYLCKGINRSPLYSSLNDA; the protein is encoded by the coding sequence ATGAGTGAGGTAAATAAACGATGGCCTGCGCCCGCAAAATTGAATTTAATGTTGAGAATTGTGGGGCAGAGGGAAGATGGGTATCATTTGTTGCAAACAGTATTCCAATTCATTGATTTGTGCGATTGGTTGGTATTTCGTCCAGTTAAAGATTCGGTGATTTCATTGCGCAATCCGCTCCCCGGGGTTCCGGAGGCTGAGGATTTAACTTTTCGGGCCGCGCAGTTGTTAAAAGAAGAAACTGGTTATGAAGGTGGAGTTGTCATCGAGATTGAAAAGCACTTGCCTATGGGGGGAGGTCTAGGCGGGGGGAGTTCCGATGCAGCAACGACGTTGGTGGCCCTGAATAATTTGTGGAAATTAGGGCTTTCCCGTGAGCGATTGATGCAATTAGGCTTGCGGCTGGGCGCGGACGTGCCGATTTTTGTTTTCGGTCATAGCGCCTGGGCGGAAGGCGTTGGCGAGGTGTTTCAAGAGATTGAGGTGCCGGAAAAATGGGTTGTAGTGCTGAAGCCGGATTGTCATGTCGATACCAAGGAAATTTTTTCATCAAAAGATTTGACAAGGGATAGTAAATCAATCAAAATAGCCGACTTTATTGCAGGGCAGCACCAAAACGATTGTTTAGGCGTTGTTCGGAAGCTTTACCCGTCTGTTAATAGGGCTTTGAGAGAATTGTCGATATTTTCCGAAGCAAGGTTGACAGGTACAGGAGCATGCGTTTTTGCTCAGTTTGATACAGAGTTGGCAGCTAAAAAAGCGTATTTGTCGCTTAGCGGAAAGTGGCAATCCTATCTGTGTAAGGGAATAAACAGGTCTCCGTTGTACTCAAGTCTGAATGATGCTTAA
- the tuf gene encoding elongation factor Tu, which translates to MSKEKFERKKPHVNVGTIGHVDHGKTTLTAALTKVMADARGGVYKAYDQIDNAPEERERGITIATAHVEYESDARHYAHVDCPGHADYVKNMITGAAQMDGAILVCSAADGPMPQTREHILLARQVGVPYIVVYLNKADMVDDAELIELVEMEVRELLDMYEFPGDDTPLVIGSALKALEGDTSEIGVPSIIKLVEALDSYIPEPERAIDQPFLMPIEDVFSISGRGTVVTGRVERGIIKVGQEIEIVGIRPTTTTTCTGVEMFRKLLDQGQAGDNVGVLLRGTKRDEVERGQVLAHKGTIKPHTHFKAEIYVLSKDEGGRHTPFFNGYRPQFYFRTTDVTGAVDLPEGVEMVMPGDNVNVEVKLIAPIAMEEGLRFAVREGGRTVGAGVVASIIE; encoded by the coding sequence ATGTCCAAAGAAAAATTCGAACGTAAAAAACCACACGTAAACGTAGGAACCATCGGTCACGTCGATCATGGTAAAACCACATTGACCGCGGCATTGACAAAAGTGATGGCGGATGCGCGTGGCGGCGTCTACAAGGCCTACGATCAAATTGATAACGCCCCCGAAGAGCGCGAGCGTGGCATTACAATCGCAACGGCTCATGTGGAGTACGAATCGGATGCGCGCCACTATGCGCATGTGGACTGCCCGGGCCATGCTGACTATGTCAAAAACATGATTACCGGTGCGGCACAAATGGATGGAGCTATCCTCGTCTGTTCGGCGGCCGACGGTCCGATGCCGCAAACTCGTGAGCATATATTATTAGCGCGTCAAGTAGGTGTTCCCTATATCGTGGTTTATTTGAATAAAGCCGATATGGTGGATGATGCCGAGTTGATCGAATTAGTGGAAATGGAAGTCAGAGAATTATTGGACATGTACGAATTTCCGGGCGACGATACCCCGTTAGTTATCGGCTCGGCGTTAAAAGCCTTGGAAGGCGATACCAGTGAAATTGGCGTGCCGTCGATCATTAAATTGGTCGAGGCCTTAGATAGCTATATTCCAGAGCCTGAGCGTGCGATCGATCAGCCGTTCCTAATGCCGATTGAAGACGTGTTCTCGATTTCCGGTCGCGGCACAGTGGTTACCGGGCGTGTCGAGCGTGGGATCATTAAGGTTGGGCAAGAGATTGAAATTGTCGGAATCAGACCGACTACAACCACAACCTGCACCGGCGTGGAAATGTTCCGTAAATTATTGGATCAAGGTCAAGCGGGCGATAACGTTGGGGTCTTGTTAAGAGGCACCAAAAGAGACGAAGTTGAACGCGGACAAGTCTTGGCGCACAAAGGCACCATTAAGCCGCATACCCATTTCAAGGCGGAAATCTACGTATTGTCGAAAGACGAAGGCGGGCGTCATACACCATTCTTTAATGGCTATCGTCCACAATTTTATTTCAGAACAACGGATGTAACCGGAGCGGTCGATCTTCCGGAAGGCGTGGAAATGGTGATGCCGGGCGATAACGTCAACGTTGAAGTGAAGTTGATTGCGCCGATTGCGATGGAAGAAGGTTTGCGTTTCGCGGTTCGTGAAGGTGGCCGTACCGTTGGCGCGGGCGTTGTTGCTTCCATTATCGAATAA
- the rplL gene encoding 50S ribosomal protein L7/L12, whose protein sequence is MAISQEDILEAVSNMTVMEIVDLISAMEEKFGVSAAVMAAAPAAATAAAAEEQTEFDVILTAAGANKVAAIKAVRGITGLGLKEAKDAVEGAPTTLKEGVSKDEAEAVKKELEDAGASVEIK, encoded by the coding sequence ATGGCAATTTCACAAGAAGATATCTTGGAAGCGGTCTCTAACATGACGGTTATGGAAATCGTTGATTTAATTTCAGCGATGGAAGAAAAATTCGGCGTATCGGCGGCTGTCATGGCTGCGGCTCCAGCGGCAGCGACGGCGGCAGCGGCTGAAGAACAAACCGAATTCGATGTTATTTTGACTGCGGCCGGAGCTAACAAGGTTGCCGCGATTAAAGCGGTTCGCGGAATCACGGGTCTGGGCTTGAAAGAAGCGAAAGACGCTGTTGAAGGAGCGCCAACTACTTTGAAAGAAGGCGTTAGCAAAGATGAAGCAGAAGCGGTCAAAAAGGAGCTTGAGGACGCAGGTGCTTCAGTCGAAATTAAGTAA
- the rpoB gene encoding DNA-directed RNA polymerase subunit beta, which translates to MAYSFTEKKRIRNNFGKGTEVLDVPYLLATQINSYASFLQSGMPPEKRLNVGLHAAFSSVFPIESHSGYAVLEYVKYRLGEPTFDVRECQQRGATFAAPLRVLVRLVIYDKDAPGSTKVVKDIREQEVYMGELPLMTDNGTFVINGTERVIVSQLHRSPGVFFDHDKGKTHSSGKLLFNARVIPYRGSWLDFEFDHKDCVYVRIDRRRKIPATILLRALGYNNEEMMDIFFETNRFILTDDSCLFDLVPERLRGEIAAFDFKHDGKVLIEEGRRITAKHIRQLKEAGVTQVEVPKAYLHGKVLSRNLIDESTGELIANVNDELTEELLDKIIDSGIQELNTIYVNDLDRGPYISNAMRLDTSSTQLEALVEIYRMMRPGEPPTKESAENLFQNLFFTEDRYDLSTVGRMKFNRRLGRQETTGEGTLSKEDIIDVLKELINIRNGNGNVDDIDHLGNRRVRSVGEMIENQFRVGLVRVERAVKERLTLADSEGLMPQEIINAKPVSAAVKEFFGSSQLSQFMDQNNPLSQVTHKRRVSALGPGGLARERAGFEVRDVHTTHYGRVCPIETPEGPNIGLINSLAVYARTNEYGFLETPYRKVVDGKLTDQVEYLSAIEEGEFVIAQAAVPVDADGRLKEGLVSCRYKDEFTLSMSDTVQYMDVSSKQIVSVAASIIPFLEHDDANRALMGSNMQRQAVPTLRAEKPLVGTGMERTVAKDSGVAVVATRGGTIEAVDAARIVVRVNDAETESGEPGVDIYNLTKYTRSNQNTCINQKPLVKLGDIVNAGDILADGPSTDIGELALGQNMLVAFMPWNGYNFEDSILVSERVVKEDRFTTIHIEEKTCVARDTKYNPEEITADIPNVSEEALSKLDESGIVYVGAEVKGGDILVGKVTPKGETQLTPEEKLLRAIFGEKAADVKDTSLRVPNGVEGTVIDVQVFTRDGVKKDKRALEIEEEQIKRYRKDLDDQLKIVEKDIYARVARLIVGKKALSGPDNLSSGTVVNQGYLDQLRPSQWLQIKMEDENINVQLEGVIEQIEKQRKDFDVKFDIKRKKITMGDDLPPGVLKMVKVYLAVKRRIQSGDKMAGRHGNKGVISMIRPIEDMPYTADGNPVDIVLNPLGVPSRMNVGQVLETHLGWASKGLGIKIGKMLEAQAKIVEIRGFLEKIYNSSGRKEDLNALTDKEILELAHNLVEGVPMATPVFDGATEDEIKTMLRLADYPEHGQTVLYDGLTGEPFEREVTVGYMYMLKLNHLVDDKMHARSTGPYSLVTQQPLGGKAQFGGQRFGEMEVWALEAYGAAYTLQEMLTVKSDDVTGRTKMYKNIVDGDHKMEAGMPESFNVLIKEIRSLGVNIELESD; encoded by the coding sequence ATGGCCTACTCTTTTACCGAAAAAAAACGCATTCGTAACAACTTTGGCAAGGGTACAGAAGTACTCGACGTGCCTTATCTTTTAGCGACGCAAATCAATTCCTACGCGAGTTTCCTGCAATCCGGTATGCCGCCGGAAAAGCGGTTGAATGTGGGTTTGCACGCCGCTTTTTCCAGTGTATTTCCAATAGAAAGTCATTCCGGATATGCGGTTCTGGAATATGTAAAATACCGGTTAGGAGAGCCGACATTCGATGTCAGGGAATGTCAACAAAGGGGTGCAACTTTTGCTGCGCCACTGAGAGTGTTGGTGCGCTTGGTCATTTACGATAAAGACGCGCCTGGAAGCACGAAAGTTGTTAAGGATATCCGGGAGCAGGAAGTCTACATGGGGGAGTTGCCGTTAATGACCGATAACGGAACTTTCGTCATTAATGGAACCGAGCGGGTAATTGTTTCTCAGTTACACCGTTCTCCGGGCGTGTTTTTTGATCACGATAAAGGTAAAACGCATTCATCAGGAAAGTTATTATTCAACGCAAGAGTTATCCCTTATCGCGGCTCTTGGCTTGACTTCGAGTTCGATCACAAGGACTGTGTCTATGTCAGAATAGATAGACGTAGAAAAATTCCGGCAACGATCTTATTAAGAGCGCTGGGTTATAATAACGAAGAAATGATGGATATTTTCTTTGAAACCAATCGCTTTATCTTGACTGATGATAGTTGTTTGTTTGATTTGGTGCCTGAGCGACTGAGAGGCGAAATTGCCGCCTTCGATTTTAAACATGATGGAAAGGTTCTGATCGAAGAGGGGCGTCGGATTACGGCAAAACATATACGCCAATTAAAAGAAGCGGGCGTCACTCAAGTCGAAGTCCCTAAAGCCTATCTGCATGGAAAAGTGTTAAGCCGTAACCTGATCGATGAATCGACAGGCGAGCTGATTGCCAATGTCAATGATGAGCTTACCGAGGAATTACTCGATAAAATCATAGATAGCGGTATACAAGAGCTAAACACGATTTATGTCAACGATCTCGATAGAGGGCCCTATATCTCGAATGCGATGCGTTTGGATACGAGTAGCACGCAACTGGAAGCGCTAGTTGAAATATATCGCATGATGAGACCAGGAGAGCCGCCGACAAAAGAATCAGCGGAAAATCTGTTTCAAAACCTGTTTTTTACCGAAGACCGTTACGATTTGTCGACGGTTGGACGTATGAAATTCAATCGGCGCCTGGGTCGTCAAGAAACAACCGGAGAGGGCACGCTCAGCAAGGAAGATATCATTGATGTATTAAAGGAATTGATCAATATCCGAAACGGAAACGGTAATGTCGATGATATCGATCATTTGGGTAACCGAAGAGTCCGTTCGGTTGGCGAGATGATCGAAAACCAATTCCGAGTTGGCTTGGTCAGGGTGGAGCGAGCGGTTAAAGAGAGATTGACATTGGCCGATTCCGAAGGCTTGATGCCGCAGGAAATTATCAACGCGAAACCGGTATCGGCGGCGGTTAAAGAGTTTTTCGGCTCAAGCCAGCTGTCACAGTTCATGGATCAAAATAATCCGCTTTCTCAGGTCACGCATAAGCGCCGAGTATCGGCTTTAGGCCCCGGTGGATTGGCGCGCGAGCGCGCCGGCTTCGAGGTGCGTGATGTTCATACCACGCATTACGGGCGCGTTTGTCCGATCGAAACTCCGGAGGGACCGAATATCGGTTTGATCAACTCATTGGCCGTTTATGCACGAACCAACGAATATGGCTTTCTTGAAACGCCCTATAGAAAAGTTGTCGATGGAAAACTGACCGATCAGGTTGAATATCTTTCGGCGATCGAAGAAGGGGAGTTTGTCATCGCTCAGGCGGCTGTGCCGGTCGATGCGGACGGTCGTCTAAAAGAAGGGCTGGTATCATGCCGTTATAAAGACGAATTTACATTGTCGATGTCCGATACCGTGCAATATATGGACGTATCGTCTAAACAAATCGTATCGGTTGCAGCGTCTATCATCCCTTTCTTGGAGCACGACGACGCGAATAGAGCGTTAATGGGCTCGAATATGCAGCGTCAAGCGGTTCCGACTCTAAGAGCCGAGAAGCCGCTAGTAGGAACGGGTATGGAGCGAACCGTAGCAAAGGATTCCGGGGTGGCTGTCGTAGCTACGCGAGGCGGAACCATTGAGGCCGTCGATGCCGCTAGGATTGTGGTCAGGGTGAACGATGCCGAAACCGAGTCAGGTGAGCCTGGAGTCGATATTTATAACCTGACCAAGTACACGCGATCCAACCAAAATACCTGTATTAACCAAAAGCCATTGGTTAAGCTTGGCGACATCGTCAATGCTGGCGATATATTGGCCGATGGGCCTTCGACCGATATCGGCGAATTGGCTTTGGGTCAAAATATGTTGGTGGCTTTCATGCCTTGGAATGGATACAACTTTGAGGATTCAATTTTAGTTTCCGAACGGGTTGTTAAAGAAGATCGTTTTACGACTATTCATATTGAAGAAAAAACGTGCGTTGCGCGGGATACTAAATATAACCCGGAAGAGATTACCGCGGACATTCCAAACGTCAGCGAAGAAGCCTTATCGAAATTGGATGAGTCCGGGATCGTTTATGTCGGTGCCGAGGTTAAGGGCGGTGATATTCTGGTTGGGAAAGTGACTCCGAAAGGTGAAACGCAATTGACACCTGAAGAAAAACTATTACGTGCGATTTTCGGTGAGAAAGCGGCCGATGTAAAAGACACGTCATTAAGAGTGCCTAACGGTGTTGAAGGGACGGTTATCGATGTCCAGGTCTTCACGCGAGATGGCGTTAAGAAAGATAAGCGTGCGCTCGAAATAGAAGAAGAGCAAATCAAGCGTTATAGAAAAGATCTTGACGATCAGCTAAAAATTGTCGAAAAGGACATATATGCGCGAGTCGCTAGATTAATCGTCGGCAAGAAGGCCTTATCCGGGCCGGATAATTTATCTTCAGGCACCGTCGTAAATCAGGGATATCTGGATCAATTGAGGCCTTCTCAATGGCTGCAAATCAAAATGGAAGATGAAAACATCAATGTTCAATTGGAAGGAGTCATCGAGCAAATCGAAAAGCAGAGAAAGGATTTCGATGTCAAGTTTGATATCAAGCGCAAAAAGATCACTATGGGCGATGATTTGCCGCCCGGTGTTCTAAAAATGGTTAAGGTCTACCTCGCGGTTAAGAGAAGAATTCAGTCGGGCGATAAAATGGCTGGACGACATGGAAATAAAGGGGTTATTTCCATGATTAGACCGATCGAAGACATGCCTTATACAGCAGATGGTAATCCGGTCGATATCGTATTGAATCCTCTCGGGGTTCCGTCCCGAATGAATGTAGGCCAGGTGTTGGAGACGCATTTGGGTTGGGCTTCCAAGGGTTTGGGTATCAAGATTGGTAAAATGCTTGAGGCTCAAGCAAAAATTGTTGAAATTAGAGGGTTTTTAGAAAAAATCTATAATAGCAGCGGTCGTAAGGAAGACTTGAATGCCTTAACCGATAAAGAGATCCTCGAACTAGCCCATAATTTGGTAGAAGGGGTGCCGATGGCGACTCCGGTTTTCGATGGCGCTACCGAAGACGAAATTAAAACCATGTTGAGACTGGCGGATTATCCTGAACATGGTCAAACTGTACTTTATGACGGTTTGACCGGCGAACCGTTCGAACGCGAAGTTACCGTTGGTTACATGTACATGTTGAAATTGAACCACTTGGTAGATGATAAAATGCATGCGCGCTCTACCGGTCCTTATAGTCTGGTAACTCAACAGCCGCTGGGTGGAAAGGCTCAATTCGGCGGTCAACGATTCGGCGAAATGGAGGTATGGGCTTTGGAGGCTTATGGGGCGGCTTATACCTTGCAAGAAATGTTGACTGTGAAATCCGATGATGTAACCGGTCGAACCAAAATGTATAAAAATATCGTTGATGGCGACCATAAAATGGAAGCGGGTATGCCGGAATCGTTCAACGTCTTGATCAAAGAAATACGTTCACTCGGTGTCAATATTGAGTTAGAAAGCGATTGA
- the rplA gene encoding 50S ribosomal protein L1, with amino-acid sequence MAKLTKKAKLIKSKVDRSKQYSVDEAVGLLKELGNSKFVESIDVSVNLGVDPRKSDQNVRGATVLPNGTGKSVRVAVFTQGANADAAKEAGADIVGMEDLADQVKKGEMNFDVVIASPDAMRVVGQLGQILGPRGLMPNPKVGTVTPDVATAVKNAKSGQVRYRTDKSGIIHCSIGKVDFDATAIQQNLEALLADLRKAKPSAAKGVYMKKITLSSTMGPGLWIDQSGLAG; translated from the coding sequence ATGGCAAAGCTGACTAAAAAAGCAAAACTGATTAAGTCGAAAGTAGATAGAAGTAAACAATATTCGGTCGACGAAGCGGTTGGTTTATTGAAAGAGCTAGGAAACAGCAAGTTTGTCGAATCGATCGATGTCAGTGTCAACTTAGGCGTCGATCCAAGAAAATCCGATCAAAATGTTCGTGGCGCAACCGTATTGCCTAATGGAACCGGTAAATCCGTAAGAGTTGCTGTATTTACTCAAGGAGCCAATGCAGATGCGGCGAAAGAAGCGGGGGCGGATATCGTTGGTATGGAAGATTTAGCCGATCAGGTTAAAAAGGGCGAAATGAATTTCGACGTAGTGATCGCTTCTCCCGATGCAATGAGGGTTGTTGGTCAGCTGGGTCAGATTTTAGGCCCAAGAGGCTTAATGCCAAATCCAAAAGTCGGAACGGTTACGCCGGATGTTGCAACCGCAGTTAAAAACGCAAAATCAGGGCAAGTACGTTATCGAACCGATAAGTCGGGGATCATCCACTGCTCAATCGGTAAAGTGGATTTTGACGCGACAGCCATTCAACAAAACCTGGAAGCGTTATTGGCCGACTTGCGCAAAGCTAAGCCGAGTGCCGCGAAAGGCGTTTATATGAAAAAAATTACGCTGTCATCGACCATGGGTCCAGGGCTTTGGATCGATCAGAGCGGGCTGGCTGGTTAA